The Branchiostoma lanceolatum isolate klBraLanc5 chromosome 17, klBraLanc5.hap2, whole genome shotgun sequence genome contains the following window.
ATAATTTGTTACTTCAGtatgttttgattatgtatggACACAGGGCACATTGAAAGCCGCCCTCGTGGCGATATACTTGACCCtgggtaaataaataaaaatgaaatgaaaattaaacagTTCCTTCAGCTTGAAAGACTAGATGTCTAGTTGGAACTGTGTCCCATGCCAAATCCTTTATTCCACATCCCGTCATCTTTAAGACGAATATGTTTTGTTCTGGATTGTCTAAAATCTCTTAAAAGAATTCCAAGTGCAATTATTTCTATTTACCTGTGCGTTGCAGGCAAAACGTTGGGATGGAAGGCGGTGTGAACCGGAACCATATCATCCTCCTGTGGCACCATTTTCCCCATCTCCTGGCACACTTGGTTCAGGATTGGTATTCCTTTTCCAGCAAATGCTGTAAGTTAGATTGCAGCAAAGTTTGTTCATATACATTTACTCGTCAATTTATGGTCAGTTCTATTTGAACTAACTACGGCTAAAAGCAAATTTTGAGTACGATTGTCCCACATTCTTAAATTCTGAAGACAGTGTTCTAACCCAGAGATGGATTGTGTTGACCGTTCGGTATGTAGACAAAATTCTCACTGTGCTTGCATTTtgcaccctcctgaaagcagagcccctatcgctcgattcgttagctcgctcgcgtaggggccctgctctttagctccggtagacacggttctggcgccgtcaccaccaaaacagcttcagccaatcagagggtttgctaaacgtcatctagagcaaaagcgcaaggacgctgggaagctatcaaccaatcaggttacgtctcacatcgttactttaggttcagaacaaattaaccgatAAATTgggccaaataaggatagcttattaattattcatgagcaactgtcagtgacggcgccagaaccatgtctaccggggctaaagagcagggcccctacgcgagtgagctaacgaatcgagcgacAGGGGctctgctttaaggagggtgttttttttttgtttatttgtattttttggACCTGCAATGGTGAAGTTCCTGTTCCAGTCTACCATCTTGACGTCACGGAGGAGTTTTAGAAGACCATTCTCACTCTCCCAGTAGAACGTGTAGGACTCGATATCCTGCATAAACTGGGGttgtaaaacaaacatcatcatATAGATGTAGCAGAGATGGataagattgattgattgattgattgattgattgattgattgatcagcTAACAGCCGTGGTCTATGGTAATTATTGACTGGTAGCTTTTGTTGTTTATTCGATGCTTATAGGAACCCGCCAGGCCTTACGTCTTAAGCCCCCctatcactggacccgcggcacgctggcggcgccgctgcggccgatcaaattgacaaaggactcaacgaatttcatcgacaaaaaaaagactttttaagctttgtgtgttttgttgtcttcttggtcatatttgtacgttttgaatgattttcCCATTATAAAAGTCAAGGGTaccacaaatccagtttaggacgcagtgccgccgccagcgtgccgcgggtccggtgagaggggggctttatacACATATTCACATAATTTGTTGCGAGGCGACAAAACTTTGCAAAATTGCCCTCCTTGATTTTAACAAAAtactgaattcagcgtaaagcattgtcaggatccccccatgcagatcctcaTATATCTTGGGGCAGAATAACAAATCCTTAACCCTCAGAACGTACAAGACGGTATGTAAAACTATGTAAAGATAAAATCCATTGTCAGTGTACAGATTCCATGCATTTCTAATGCAAATGCAATGAAGTGATGTATTGTATAGAAGAACTCAGTTCATTTTCCCACTATCTTTCTACTATCTATCTTTCCAATATCACCTATTCTGAGAGGATCGTTTAAAGGTGCCCttagcgatttcagggggtaataCTGGACATATGCTGGATAAAGCtatctgtatgaaattgacatgtaCTTCTCCATAttggcacatttgcatcattatttcatactttggacgtttaaaaagagcacagaaacaagccgcaaaaggagtattttattcagttttgtacCACCCAATattcagcccagaatccagcctcaaccgttttctgtcgacaattttcggtaacttcaggccgcgtgacgtcacaatgcccaagcacattgagccatgaccatgtgattatttctCCGGAAGCGTTCCGGACTTATCGGACAGAATcgcgcatgttcggaagatttgaaatgatggctggcctccaagcgctcagattttcaatgagctcccaccacacaacgacatcacatctttgccccatgatggtcgatattcaatgggatagtgttattcaaacttactatggatagaaatcactaatTTTGAAATCACGAGTTTCAACACCCTAATATTaattaggttgcctttaaaggaCTGGAAACTTTGCCTACCTGATACGCCCCCTCCCCTGCAGCACACATGACAGCGGAGTAGTCTGGCCACTTGTCCACAGAAAACACTAGCTCACCCGGGATCTTTCCAGCTAGGTAGTTCCTGGCAGTGTAGAAGATCTAAGGGGATATAGAATATAGGCGATAGGCTGcttatgtattcattgaatTCATTTTAAAAATCACAAAAGCCAAATGTGCCTGTAAAGGGTATGGTATAGAATACTAAATAGCTTCAGGCTTATATATCAGTAGCGGTATTTTCAAACTAATGAATACACATCAATTCAACAATGTTGAGGTCGAGAATACGTAAGCAGATGATCTAtagttaaaaaaacaaatcttaactatccagaaattaagaaaaaacgAATAACCTAACTgtatactactctccaagcagaggacgggttccggcaagttttttatttgtttttatgcgtttttgtcgggctttctactttttcattttgtttttgtctctgTAAACCCAAtagaaacaaaaaaagttgaaagcccgacaaaaacggctaaaaacacgtaaaaaaactgCCAGAACCtgccctctgcttggagagtaactgtACACGAAAAGCTAAATTACAACATACTAGTAATTAGCAGAAGTTGATCATGTCATCAAACTATAAAGCAACAGAAGTTGcttatatgaagatgagcggcaatcactgtttaagacaatagaattagacaagaaatgtacaaaaatgtcaaagcaggacacttttatatacttgatgtcatgtaagaacgaatatataatggacaaagtatgtagtcatgtttcaaatgtttcaaaaagagagaagaaactactaggtgatcatcataagtttagcaatagtccacagtttgcatgtttttcagtttttaatgttagaatgtagcgttttatcaattcatgttttgcattatgcttcatatagaccacgtgtggtcatctgtgcatttagcccttttgggcaggaatatgcaataaagactattactTATAATGAATACGCAACCTTGGCAGTTGAGGGTCCCATTGTCAGGGCCTTCTTTGTCCGAAAGGTGTTGACAAATTCCCGCAGTGCACGGCTGGATAGGCGGTGGCACGACATGGTGGCTGGTTCAGGCTGACTGGAAAAATGTCACATCAGTGTTGTGTTCATGGACAGTAATAACCAACCAGTGTTATACATTGTTATTGTAATGACAATCACTGTTATTGGCATTGTCTATCCAGTTGATATCTGTTATTGGCATTGTCTAATGTCTATGCAGTTGTCTCGTATCCCCGTTTTGTAGACTATGACAACCGACTCCGCCCTCCCCCCAcccaaaacaacaacttttcctatggtgttgtctcaccataggaaccttcctaacttattttacattacaatttgttgtcttaccataggaaccttcctaacttattttacattacaatgtcgctcATGCATGACTTTGTGATTTGCCATGTGAAAActggtttttctagttattgtatataagtactgattagttctgctagttcactttagtgacgctgaagaagagtgatggatgtcactcgaaacgtccggaaataaatgtccgaatttttatccagttgtagagtttgaattgtctttatatacatACAGAGGAGTTTCCAGCTAATTGATCTCCCACAAACATTTGGTGAATCCATGAATAAAAAGAGTTTGGACACCTCAATATGTTCACGAGATATTTAGAgctttattttgtaaaatttcttgttttagcTTGCCTCATGAATTGTCCAAACAAACCGTAATGCATTTTGATTGATggtcttctctacccaaataacatcatatatatatattagaccTTCTCCaccaacaagaaaaaaatccacTTACACCGATGATCCAATACATAGACCAGTACAGGTTAGGTGCAgatagacatcagaaatacctccGCAGCCAGTTAGCAGAAAAACCTGTCCAGTGTACTGTGAAAGCGGAAAAACCTGTCCAGTCCGAAaaaagggtctgcatgggggttcctAGCAACGATGAACGCTAAATTCAACAGGGTCTTCAACATGTAACGGTAAATGCAGGAGGATTGACAATGGTTAATGCTAAATTGATGCACATTCCTATGGAAGTGGTATTGATGACCCAACCAATGTATTATTGTCCACTTCAGTCCTTCTCCTTCTAGCGATATAcgtgaagaacatagaccagaacaaatgcacagtaactgtccaaagtagtctacagacaaatgatagttaaGTCACTGacccgccgcttgcttgacgcgatggaagaaaacaatgttgtgtagtGAATTTCGCCGACAtgagcggcacgtggcgttcacatGATTTGGTCATGATGTtgtgccgtgcaaaaatgtaccacCGGTGCGGGGGTTGCTaagttgtatcaaaccttcctaaaacaaGTAAGAGCTTTAAACCTCGAATCGCCatggatagtttgaatatcaaagaaaggcttAACGTCGGCTACTTTTaacagatactagctatcgGGTAATTTTGACGAACCATGACGAAGTACGctgtgtcgaattacatatatgaaatacgtcatgcatgacgcttccatgcaacttgctgttactggttcagctcttatgtcgctggacgtaaacctattTCATCTTTTTGTATAAAGAATAGttatgactaaggatcatacttgtGACGTTCTTTAATACTCATGAGAACTAGCTTTGGCAAAATACAGCCAAActggacgataactggtagTGCACGATTACTCGTAATGTTACGTTACAGGTAGTTTACCCTAAAGCAAAATGacaataacagaaaaaacacacaattcATGTTGCACTTTATTGATTATGCATGACACAATTCATACAGTGTTGCAGtttgacaaaaaagaaataGCTTCTATTAATACATCATTGCATGGCTAATGTGCTAATTTTATTTGCTGAGCTTTTGCTTTACTTTAAAACATAATTGACTCAACAAAGTAAATGTTATCGGTGGCtggtaacagtaactgttgcattCCACACACAAAAACTTAACAGTTGATTGTCAAAACATTACATATTTCCTGAATTCTACTAATTATCATATTGCCATTTATACATTATGTGACAAACCCTGTAGCTACCATGTataataatatacaatttgtTTCAATATTGCAGCATGATAGGACTAAGTACATGAGGTTTTACCTCCATTTCTAACTAATATATACTATAGATTCTATATTCAAAATTCATCTATTTTGATTGTATTGCAATGATATATACAAGCTGGTGGTCTGGAATGTTTGAGATGATATGGTCCATTCCATTCTAAATCCCAGGAAGGAACATTTCTAATTACAAGTGTACAGTATAATTATACCAGCTAAGGACACAAGTCTGcttagtactgtactagtatgctattcagaaccaaggacagggacacaagTCTGcttagtactgtactagtatgctattcagcaccaaggacagggacacaagTCTGCttagtacagtactagtatgctattcagcatcaaggacagggacacaagTCTGCtcagtacagtactagtatgctattcagcaccaaggacagggacacaagTCTGAtcagtactgtactagtatgctattcagcaccaaggacagggacacaagTCTGAtcagtactgtactagtatgctattcagcaccaaggacagggacacaagTCTAcacagtactgtactagtatgctattcagcaccaaggacagggacacaagTCTGCtcagtactgtactagtatgctattcagcaccaagggcagggacACAAGTCTGCtcagtactgtactagtatgctattcagcaccaaggacagggacacaagTCTGcttagtactgtactagtatgttattcagcaccaaggacagggacacaagTCTGCTCAGAACTGTACTAGTAtgctattcagcaccaaggacagggacacaagTCTGAtcagtactgtactagtatgctattcagcaccaaggacagggacatacGTCTGCTCAGTACTGACTAACTAGATTTTTTAGGCTaccaaaaaatgtaaagctgatTGTAAACAAACAATTCTCAGCTTTTGAGTACTGATAAATTTTGATCCTCCTTTTAGAACTCTATGATTGTATACAATTATGATGGAAGAAAGGTGATTATATAATGGAAGAACGGTGATTATCTCAGCAATTATAAGACTTGAAGCATAATGCAAGTCTGCAGATTGCAAAAAATTACTAAGTTAACATGTTTTATCAAAAGAAAGCTTTTTACTCCAATTGCACACCACTAATCCTACCCTTACCAAGTATGcacacatttgcatattaaatGATCACATTGTGCCACAAAAGGATATTAGCTAACATTAAGTACACCTTCCATTGGTAAATATTCAACTAATATAAACCTATAATATCCTACATATTGAATAAACTGCATAGTTAATACACACAAATTCAATGTGTGAAGTCCTATATACATCATATACTGTGTTGACTATAATGCAACAATTTGCGATACATTTTTGATTGTCATATTTCCATAACCCTTTCATAGAAAGGAGATGTTTTTTTGACCAATAGTAGGGAAGACCATAGGGTGTTGACTATAAATATAATACCAAGCTGAGAAAATCTCACTTGCCAaattgttaaccttctccctgctgcctaacactgtaaccaatacaaatttggtaccaaaaggcCACCTCAGCATTTAGAGGGTTAAACAATACACAACAGCTCCATCTTTTTAGCCTTAAGCCTTGGTTACACGTAgctgaacatggctcccgacctcTAGGCAGccaaggttggcggtaggtcgggagcagtctgatcAGTTTTAGATTCAAAGTCAAATTTGgctcccaaacacaccctgaccaccactactgacttactcccaaccaccagccaaaccattccagacctcccgttcAAAGcagaatgttttcaaaatttcaaaacatttggttggtgcagccgaacaccagccaaccgcgCCAAACACCAGCTGATCATAGCTCAGACCTTTGCTCCCaaaccactcccaaccatggtttgggggaaggtcaggaggccatgttcggctatgacacgttatgctagggtcacatttcctaaccggggcccggccgggctgtttgcagaaacgaaaaatcaaagtgtatgtcaatatatttgcacaagctatgctcttaaataatgtTGGGcgcgttttgtgtttttgctgtttttatatcatacttttcgctCCCAAAGACTGCCAGGctgggccccgggttggaaatgtgaccccagCTTAATCGGGGCTTTAGAATACATAACAGCTCCTGGACCAactttttaacattaaataaaGGAAGACAATCATAGTAAAAGCGGACACCGAGACCCTGAAATAGAATTTTTGTGACATACTGCACTGTGAACTGAATTCATAATATTAAAGTCCCACTCAACCTCAAAAGAATTCTCACTGGTGATATGACTTAATCCAAGAataattgaaaaataaatttaacTGAACAGTTCCATATCTTGTACAAGATATGGAAACTGTTCAGTTACTGTCATGCtctaatttgatttgttgggtCTTTAATAGATTTAACAAAatgatgtacataatgtacTTGGCACTGcaccccatgccctgaccattcACACCCCTTTACCCTGGAGAGCAGATCCCctaagcataaaattctgattgaccagggatgctaaaAGGTCATATGAGTCTTCAACTGGGACTTGTCTGATAGTAGTATAGCAATTTCCCCCTCAAGAAGTCTCAGAATACCCCATTTTACTTTAGAATTCTCTAACACATCACAGTACTTTCGGCATGACCGTGGAAGGCCGAAATCCATGAGGACGAGCACAGAAGAGGTGGATAATAGTAATAACATCAAGGAGAACCTCCACCACCTCACCCTACACAATGTGagtccacaggacagaggcacctgacGAACGGCCATCGAACTTCCCCATCCACGTGCAAgaacgtcaaacccccagatgatggggattAAAAAAGActttaaaccggatagtgagtgtgtgtgtgagtgataACACCGTGGCAGAGGGAAAATCAACACCATCCCTCAGCTTTGTTGGTCCACTCCCTCACACCTCCATACAatattttcaaagaaagaatAATGTCTAGTCTATCTCTTTTTTCTAGGGACAGGCTGGCTCTTACAGTAGCAGAACTGTCGGATGTGTGGGTACAGGTCCATGATGCAGTGGGGTTGGTCGCCGTACTTGTTTATCCGACTGATACCGTGTAACGTGTACGTCTGGTGCTCGAAGGATACCGTTACCGTGGCTTCAAACAGCGCGTCGCCGGGGGTAGTTTCAAGAATGACCTGGAAATTAATTGGTTTGGTTGGGTTAGAACTTAGACGTCAGCTGTGCAAATTTGAACAGTTAAAATTTGAGAGAGCCAAGGATTGAAATACATTACTTTTCTGcaccaaaaattggagctgtgcacctaattttcgacagtgggtgcaccagtcCACCAGtgacctagatatttttgtatgctatagggttacaatactattgtacactactGAAAAGAATATTCTTGACAATTTAAGTACTATATCTGAAAATTAAAGCAAAATTAAACCTTGTTGCACTTTGATTTCATTACTTGTTTGAATCTTAAAGTTAGCATTAGAActaacagattgaagttcttaagagaggcccGCAGTAGTGTAAAAACtttgttatgttttgctgacacttTACTTTtattcatgttgtgcacccaattttttccTGAggacctaaatttttaggttagttGTATACTAGTGCACATAttccaaaaaaatgaatttcgagccaaGCTACCATActaaaaaataaaacagaaaatggCATGAACCTGAATGTCTGCTTGCTTCACGTGCACCTCGTGACCGAACCTGGGCAGCCGTTGGTCCTCGTCTCGGGTGCCGTTGAACCTCAGGACCTGCTCATTGGCTGTGACCAGGTCCGCCCTTTTGATAGTGCTGATGTCCACCCGGGAACACAGACTCCTGGGTAACAACAACACAATGACTTTTaatcacagctgtcaatcacaactgtcaatcacaagtGTCAATCACAAGTGTCAATCACAAGTGTCAATAACAATGACTCAATCACAATGACTCAATGACAAGTGTCAATCACTACTGTCAATCACAACTGTCAATCACATACAACTGTCAAACACAATGACTCAATcacaactgtcaatcacaactgTCA
Protein-coding sequences here:
- the LOC136422595 gene encoding glycine N-acyltransferase-like protein Keg1 gives rise to the protein MSCHRLSSRALREFVNTFRTKKALTMGPSTAKIFYTARNYLAGKIPGELVFSVDKWPDYSAVMCAAGEGAYQFMQDIESYTFYWESENGLLKLLRDVKMVDWNRNFTIAAFAGKGIPILNQVCQEMGKMVPQEDDMVPVHTAFHPNVLPATHRLPDDMTLGRLEGKHAELVNGTWVWGGPPKVHEFIEYVLSTFPSKCVYSKQGDPLAFTIVQPWGEYGMTRARVPGRYGTFVVKSMINEIHKAGDLPYCYVERSNGKAKKIMDEELDTKWDPSGSCFYVSL